ATGCATCTGGGCCGCTACCTGGGGATGAACGACCTGATGGTCGAGGCGCCGCCGCAGGAGACCAACGACGCGACCGGCGGGACAACCGAGTCCGGGATCTCCGGCAGCCACGGCCTGGTGTTCAGCGGAACACCGAAGTCGGCCAATTTCGACCACCGGGTCAGCGTCTCGGTGGACCTTTCCATCGCCCCCGAGGACCAGGCGACGCTGGTCTTCACGCCCACGGGCGTCCTGATGGGACCCGACACGGCCAACCAGAAGGTCCCGGACGACAAGCGCGATGCGGTGCTGCGTGCGTTCACGCTCAGGCTGCCCGATCAGCGACTGCCGTTCGGCGTGGCGCCGACCTCCGAGGGGGCGCGCGGTTCCGACGTGATCATCGAGGGCATCACGCGGGGAGTAACGGTGACCCTGGAGGGGTTTAAGCAGTCATGACCACTGTCGCCGTCACGATCGTCGCCGCCTTCGTCGTGGCAACCCTTGCCGGCTGGTTGATGACCCGGCGCTCCGGCCGCATCCGGGAAGTGCAGGCCGCACCGGCCGGCGACTCCGACACCGCCGAACTGGGCCTGTCCCGCAGCGGCCCGACGGTGGTCCACTTCAGCGCCCCGTGGTGCGGACCGTGCGATCGGGTTCGCCGGGTGGTCGACCAGGTTTGCCACGACCTCGGCGACGTCGCCCACCTCGAAGTCGACCTCGATGCCAACCCGGCGGCCGCCCGACGCTTGTCGGTGCTGTCGCTGCCGACCACGTTCATCTTCGACGTCGACGGACGGCAGCGGTACCGCGCGTCGGGAGTGCCCAGGGCGGCCGACCTGCGGTCCGCCCTGGAACCGCTGTTGGCTTGACGACAGGGGTATTGGGTAAGCTTGCCGCGTGCCAACCCGTCTTGAGCCCTCGCTCACCCAGCGTCGCGCAGTCGATCTGTGCCGCATGGCGGGTTGTTGTTGTTGCTGTAGCTGCTGAGCCGCCACGCCCTTCTGCGTCGCGCTCGGAGCAGCCTCGGAGTACCCGGTGGCGTGCCCCCCCACCCCTTTCCGTGCAACAGGCATATTCAAGGAGCAATCACGTGCCCAACAACGACACCACCAGAACTAACCCGGCCCTCGTCGACGTCCGTGGACCACGGTTCGCCGCATGGATCACGACCGCCGTGCTCGTGCTCGCGCTGATCGTCTCGGCCGTCAGCCCGCCCGCGGCCGCGGTCATTCTCGCTGTCCAGGCGGTGATTTTCGCCATCGGCGCCGTCGCGGGTCCGCGCCGTCATCCGTACGGGCGGATCTTCGCCGCGCTCGTCGCGCCGCGGCTGGGGCCCGTCAAGGAGCGCGAACCCGTGCCGCCCCTGAAATTCGCCCAGCTCGTCGGCCTCGTCTTTGCAGTCGTTGCCGTAGCCGGGTTCGCATCGGGCGCCTCCCTGATCGGCGTCATCGCCGCGGCCGCCGCCCTGGTGGCCGCGTTCCTGAATGCCGCCTTCGGCATCTGCCTGGGCTGCCAGATCTATCCCCTGGTGGCCCGCTTCCGCCGCGGCCCCCAACCCGCATAGACCGCCCACCCGCGGCTCAATGAAGTGATCGAAAGGAATCCCCACCATGGCTCGCTCCGACGTCCTGGTCTCCCCCGACTGGGCTGAGAGCAATCTCGACTCCGCCAAAGTGGTCTTCGTCGAGGTCGACGAGGACACCAGCGTGTACGACCTCGGGCACATCCCCGGCGCGGTCAAGCTGGACTGGCGTGATGATCTGCAGGATCCGGTCAGGCGCGACTTCGTCGACGCTCAGCAATTCTCGAAACTGCTGAGCGAGCGCGGCATCTCCAACGACGACACCGTCGTCCTCTACGGGGGCAACAACAACTGGTTCGCGGCCTACGCGTACTGGTATTTCAAGGTCTACGGCCACTCTCAGGTCAAGCTGCTGGACGGCGGCCGCAAAAAATGGGAACTCGACGGCCGGCCCCTCACCAGCGACGCCGTCACCCGGCCCGCGACCTCCTACACGGCGGCCGCCCCGGACAACACCATCCGGGCGTTTCGCGACGAGGTGATCGCGGCGATCAACGTCAAAAACCTGGTGGACGTCCGTTCCCCCGACGAGTTCTCCGGCAAGATCCTGGCACCGGCACACCTGCCCCAGGAGCAGAGCCAGCGGCCGGGCCACATCCCGGGGGCGATCAATGTCCCGTGGAGCAGGGCCGCGAACGAGGACGGCACCTTCAAGTCCGACGAGGAGCTGGCGAAGCTGTACGCCGCCGCCGGTCTGGACGATTCGAAGGAGACCATCGCGTACTGCCGCATCGGGGAGCGCTCGTCGCACACCTGGTTCGTGCTGCGCGAATTGCTCGGGCATCGGAATGTCAAGAACTACGACGGCAGTTGGACGGAATACGGCTCCCTGGTGGGTGCCCCGATCGAGTTGGGAAGCTGATTATGTGCTCTGGACCCAAGCAAGGACTGACGTTGCCGGCCAGCGTTGACCTCGAGAAGGAGACGGTGATCACCGGACGCGTCGTGGACAGCGACGGCCAAACGGTGGGTGGGGCGTTCGTGCGGTTGCTGGACTCGTCGGACGAGTTCACCGCCGAGGTGGTCGCCTCCGCGACCGGCGAGTTCCGGTTCTTCGCCGCGCCGGGTTCCTGGACCCTGCGCGCGCTGTCGAGGGTCGGCAACGGCGACGCCGTGGTGACTCCGTCCGGCGCCGGCATCCACGAGGTCGACGTCAAGGTCGCCTGACCGACCGGGGATGTGCCTCGGAGCCGCGCGGGACGAATAGACTCGTTGCCGTGGTGCTGTTCTTCGAGATCATGCTGGTCGTGTCCGTCGTGGTGATTTCCTGGTTCGCGTTGTACACGCTCTACCGGCTCATCACCGACGAATCGTGACGGCCGACGAGGACTCCGAGGGATCGGTGGGCTCGCCCAGGTCTGGCGACCGTGCGGTGGCCGCCGCCGCCGAACGCGCCAAGGTGACCGCGGCCCGCAACATCCCGGCCTTCGACGATCTGCCGGTTCCAGCGGACACCGCGAACCTGCGCGAGGGCGCCAGCCTGAACGACGCGCTGCTGGCCCTGCTGCCACTGGTAGGCGTGTGGCGCGGGGAGGGCGAGGGCCGCGCGCACGACGGTGACTACCGGTTCGGCCAGCAGATCGTGGTGTCGCACGACGGCGGCGACTACCTGAACTGGGAAGCCCGGTCCTGGCGGCTCGACGACAAAGGCCAGTACCAGCAACCCGGATTGCGCGAGACGGGGTTTTGGCGCTTCGTCAACGACCCCGACGATCCCACCGAATCCCAGGCCATCGAGCTGTTGCTGGCGCACTCGGCGGGCTACGTCGAGTTGTTCTACGGACGGCCGCGCAACCAGTCGTCGTGGGAGTTGGTGACCGACGCGCTGGCCCGTAGCCGGTCGGGCGTGCTGGTCGGTGGCGCCAAGCGGCTCTACGGCATCGTCGAAGGTGGTGACCTCGCCTACGTCGAGGAACGAGTCGACGCCGACGGTGGCCTGGTACCGCACCTGTCGGCGCGGCTGTCCAGGTTCGCGGGATAGGCCCCGCTCCCCCTTCCTGCGTGTACTGTTTCGTCGTCCGAGCAGCCGAGTTCCGCGCCGTCGCAGAAAGGTAAGGTCGGCGGATGGGTCGCACGAGGACGCCCTCGCCCGCCCCCCGCTGGGTGGCAACCGGGACCAGCCTGCTCCTCATCGCCTATCTGGCCGCGCTCGCGCTGCGGCCATCCATCGTCGACAGTCTGCCGAGATGGCTTGCATGGTTCGGCCGGCCGGGATCGATGCCGACGCTCGCGATCGTGGTGACCGTGCTCGTCGTCGCGTGTGTGCTGACGTTCAGATCCGGCAGCAGTCACCGCATGGTGGGGGTTTCCTTCACCGTGATTGCTGTGCTCATCAGCATGAGCGCTGTGTTGGGCATGACCTCCTACTGGGGCTGCCACGACGCCAACCATCCGGCCTTCTTCACCCCGCTGATGGCGACGGCGCAGTTGGTCAAGGGCAGCACCAGTGACTTCTCGGTGGGCGGGCGCACCTGCCCGAACCCCACCCCGGTCGGCCTGGAACTCGCCCGGA
This genomic window from Mycobacterium saskatchewanense contains:
- the lmeA gene encoding mannan chain length control protein LmeA — protein: MRVRKVPIPVLAAAIAVAVLAVAAVGVDYGTSIYAEYRLSSTVRRAANLRSDPFVAILAFPFIPQAMRNHYNELEIKANAVDHAVVGKATLEATMYSVDLTYASWLIRPDAKLPVGKLESRIIIDSMHLGRYLGMNDLMVEAPPQETNDATGGTTESGISGSHGLVFSGTPKSANFDHRVSVSVDLSIAPEDQATLVFTPTGVLMGPDTANQKVPDDKRDAVLRAFTLRLPDQRLPFGVAPTSEGARGSDVIIEGITRGVTVTLEGFKQS
- a CDS encoding thioredoxin family protein; its protein translation is MTTVAVTIVAAFVVATLAGWLMTRRSGRIREVQAAPAGDSDTAELGLSRSGPTVVHFSAPWCGPCDRVRRVVDQVCHDLGDVAHLEVDLDANPAAARRLSVLSLPTTFIFDVDGRQRYRASGVPRAADLRSALEPLLA
- a CDS encoding Ms5788A family Cys-rich leader peptide; this encodes MPTRLEPSLTQRRAVDLCRMAGCCCCCSC
- a CDS encoding DUF4395 domain-containing protein; this encodes MPNNDTTRTNPALVDVRGPRFAAWITTAVLVLALIVSAVSPPAAAVILAVQAVIFAIGAVAGPRRHPYGRIFAALVAPRLGPVKEREPVPPLKFAQLVGLVFAVVAVAGFASGASLIGVIAAAAALVAAFLNAAFGICLGCQIYPLVARFRRGPQPA
- a CDS encoding sulfurtransferase; its protein translation is MARSDVLVSPDWAESNLDSAKVVFVEVDEDTSVYDLGHIPGAVKLDWRDDLQDPVRRDFVDAQQFSKLLSERGISNDDTVVLYGGNNNWFAAYAYWYFKVYGHSQVKLLDGGRKKWELDGRPLTSDAVTRPATSYTAAAPDNTIRAFRDEVIAAINVKNLVDVRSPDEFSGKILAPAHLPQEQSQRPGHIPGAINVPWSRAANEDGTFKSDEELAKLYAAAGLDDSKETIAYCRIGERSSHTWFVLRELLGHRNVKNYDGSWTEYGSLVGAPIELGS
- a CDS encoding DUF1416 domain-containing protein; translation: MCSGPKQGLTLPASVDLEKETVITGRVVDSDGQTVGGAFVRLLDSSDEFTAEVVASATGEFRFFAAPGSWTLRALSRVGNGDAVVTPSGAGIHEVDVKVA
- a CDS encoding FABP family protein, whose translation is MTADEDSEGSVGSPRSGDRAVAAAAERAKVTAARNIPAFDDLPVPADTANLREGASLNDALLALLPLVGVWRGEGEGRAHDGDYRFGQQIVVSHDGGDYLNWEARSWRLDDKGQYQQPGLRETGFWRFVNDPDDPTESQAIELLLAHSAGYVELFYGRPRNQSSWELVTDALARSRSGVLVGGAKRLYGIVEGGDLAYVEERVDADGGLVPHLSARLSRFAG